The Sphaeramia orbicularis chromosome 16, fSphaOr1.1, whole genome shotgun sequence genome window below encodes:
- the sybu gene encoding syntabulin isoform X2, whose product MGPFQEYEEKKSPEKGSPRSRIPRLVLHPFPPKDKGSPLSDSPFSEEEGKECDMSSDHSKRTISTNSFCSGSENSAHGSPTLPERKSKVKRVRVMAEWSGEQRNATRHKRELRSAMKHRGSEADFSSSSSSGSLKTRETATSGSAGKKAPSRSRGAHIRSLPVFKPAGSSSTTVRDAELYAPYRTPPRATSSTNSSCNSSPTTRRANLGCYHSCGDNHGIRPPNPEQYLTPLQQKEVAIRHLKTKLMESENRVRDRETEIVELKGQLGRMREDWIEEECHRVEAQLSLKEARKEIKQLRQVVETMKSSLMEKDKGIQKYFIDINIQNRKLESLLQSMELAQSGTNLHDEQTLDFICDSPDSGGKKLMGEDGGMELEDQGAEAMADSGLLVNDEMANRADILEQVFMSTAVDFSQDSSGKMRAEAESGLGVTALTEDGQLIDKSAVQNASTPSQANTDDKEVQTDVMPMSTDLQALLLQLLKFHGVAGGDADLPTSSSLVDLQNLPTSTFTATPLPSTPSPIPAETPDTTSDSGVCCSDLTDGHQRFMEELDFGIGGEEPRLSPGLDVVGKRYWSSSFLVDLVAVAAPVLPTVAWLYSRHGVDGSAPVYNIAALIRGCCIMGLHSLRHVAYRPDA is encoded by the exons ATGGGACCGTTCCAAGAATACGAG GAGAAGAAATCCCCAGAGAAAGGAAGTCCTCGCAGCCGTATCCCACGCCTGGTCCTCCATCCTTTCCCGCCCAAAGACAAAGGCTCGCCTCTGTCTGATTCGCCCTTTtcagaggaggaggggaaggagtgTGACATGAGCTCGGACCACTCCAAAAGAACCATCAGCACCAACAGCTTCTGCTCCG GCTCCGAGAACAGCGCCCACGGCTCACCCACGCTCCCGGAACGCAAGAGCAAAGTGAAGAGAGTGAGGGTGATGGCGGAGTGGAGCGGCGAGCAACGCAACGCCACCAGGCACAAGAGGGAGCTGAGGTCGGCGATGAAGCACAGAG GCAGCGAGGCCGACTTCAGCTCATCCAGCAGCTCCGGAAGTCTGAAGACCAGAGAAACCGCCACCTCCGGTTCAGCTGGAAAGAAGGCTCCGTCACGCAG TCGAGGTGCTCACATCCGGTCGCTCCCGGTCTTCAAACCAGCCGGGTCCAGCTCCACAACAGTCCGAGATGCAGAGCTCTACGCCCCTTATAGAACCCCCCCCAGAGCCACCTCCTCCACCAACAGCAGCTGCAACTCCAGCCCCACCACCAG AAGAGCAAACCTTGGCTGCTACCACTCATGTGGAGACAACCATGGCATCAGACCCCCCAACCCCGAACAGTACCTGACCCCCCTGCAGCAGAAGGAAGTGGCCATCAGACACCTGAAGACCAAACTGATGGAGTCTGAGAACAGAGTCCGTGACAG GGAGACGGAGATCGTGGAGCTGAAGGGCCAGCTCGGCAGGATGAGGGAGGACTGGATTGAAGAGGAGTGTCACCGGGTGGAGGCTCAGCTGTCGCTCAAAGAGGCTCGCAAAGAGATCAAACAGCTGCGTCAGGTGGTGGAGACGATGAAGAGCAGCCTGATGGAGAAGGATAAGGGCATCCAGAAGTACTTCATCGACATCAACATTCAGAACAGGAAGCTGGAGTCGCTGCTTCAGAGCATGGAGCTCGCCCAAAGCGGCACCAACCTCCACGACGAGCAAACTCTGGACTTTATCTGCGACAGCCCAGACAGCGGCGGGAAGAAGCTGATGGGAGAAGACGGTGGGATGGAGCTGGAGGACCAGGGGGCGGAGGCCATGGCGGACAGCGGGCTGCTGGTCAACGACGAGATGGCCAACAGAGCGGACATTTTGGAACAGGTCTTCATGTCTACTGCGGTGGATTTTAGTCAGGACTCGAGTGGAAAGATGAGGGCGGAGGCGGAGTCTGGGTTGGGGGTGACGGCGCTCACAGAAGACGGACAGTTGATTGATAAGTCCGCAGTACAAAACGCAAGCACACCTTCCCAAGCGAACACAGACGACAAGGAGGTCCAAACCGACGTGATGCCCATGTCGACAGATCTTCAGGCTCTGCTTCTTCAGCTGCTGAAGTTTCACGGGGTGGCAGGAGGTGACGCCGACCTACCGACCTCCAGCAGCTTGGTCGACCTCCAAAACCTCCCCACGTCCACATTCACCGCTACCCCTCTACCCAGCACGCCCAGCCCCATCCCCGCAGAAACCCCAGACACCACCTCTGATTCGGGCGTGTGCTGCTCAGACCTCACCGACGGTCACCAACGGTTCATGGAGGAGCTGGACTTCGGGATCGGCGGTGAGGAGCCTCGTCTTTCTCCGGGACTGGACGTGGTGGGTAAGCGTTACTGGAGCAGCAGCTTCCTGGTGGATCTGGTCGCCGTGGCAGCCCCCGTGTTGCCCACGGTGGCCTGGCTGTACTCGCGTCACGGGGTGGACGGAAGCGCTCCGGTTTACAACATCGCCGCTCTTATCCGTGGGTGTTGCATCATGGGATTGCACTCTCTTCGTCACGTTGCTTACAGGCCGGATGCGTAA
- the sybu gene encoding syntabulin isoform X1 codes for MGPFQEYEEKKSPEKGSPRSRIPRLVLHPFPPKDKGSPLSDSPFSEEEGKECDMSSDHSKRTISTNSFCSDDTGCPTSQSVSPSKTPSGSENSAHGSPTLPERKSKVKRVRVMAEWSGEQRNATRHKRELRSAMKHRGSEADFSSSSSSGSLKTRETATSGSAGKKAPSRSRGAHIRSLPVFKPAGSSSTTVRDAELYAPYRTPPRATSSTNSSCNSSPTTRRANLGCYHSCGDNHGIRPPNPEQYLTPLQQKEVAIRHLKTKLMESENRVRDRETEIVELKGQLGRMREDWIEEECHRVEAQLSLKEARKEIKQLRQVVETMKSSLMEKDKGIQKYFIDINIQNRKLESLLQSMELAQSGTNLHDEQTLDFICDSPDSGGKKLMGEDGGMELEDQGAEAMADSGLLVNDEMANRADILEQVFMSTAVDFSQDSSGKMRAEAESGLGVTALTEDGQLIDKSAVQNASTPSQANTDDKEVQTDVMPMSTDLQALLLQLLKFHGVAGGDADLPTSSSLVDLQNLPTSTFTATPLPSTPSPIPAETPDTTSDSGVCCSDLTDGHQRFMEELDFGIGGEEPRLSPGLDVVGKRYWSSSFLVDLVAVAAPVLPTVAWLYSRHGVDGSAPVYNIAALIRGCCIMGLHSLRHVAYRPDA; via the exons ATGGGACCGTTCCAAGAATACGAG GAGAAGAAATCCCCAGAGAAAGGAAGTCCTCGCAGCCGTATCCCACGCCTGGTCCTCCATCCTTTCCCGCCCAAAGACAAAGGCTCGCCTCTGTCTGATTCGCCCTTTtcagaggaggaggggaaggagtgTGACATGAGCTCGGACCACTCCAAAAGAACCATCAGCACCAACAGCTTCTGCTCCG ATGACACCGGCTGCCCCACTAGTCAGTCTGTGTCCCCCTCCAAAACCCCGTCAGGCTCCGAGAACAGCGCCCACGGCTCACCCACGCTCCCGGAACGCAAGAGCAAAGTGAAGAGAGTGAGGGTGATGGCGGAGTGGAGCGGCGAGCAACGCAACGCCACCAGGCACAAGAGGGAGCTGAGGTCGGCGATGAAGCACAGAG GCAGCGAGGCCGACTTCAGCTCATCCAGCAGCTCCGGAAGTCTGAAGACCAGAGAAACCGCCACCTCCGGTTCAGCTGGAAAGAAGGCTCCGTCACGCAG TCGAGGTGCTCACATCCGGTCGCTCCCGGTCTTCAAACCAGCCGGGTCCAGCTCCACAACAGTCCGAGATGCAGAGCTCTACGCCCCTTATAGAACCCCCCCCAGAGCCACCTCCTCCACCAACAGCAGCTGCAACTCCAGCCCCACCACCAG AAGAGCAAACCTTGGCTGCTACCACTCATGTGGAGACAACCATGGCATCAGACCCCCCAACCCCGAACAGTACCTGACCCCCCTGCAGCAGAAGGAAGTGGCCATCAGACACCTGAAGACCAAACTGATGGAGTCTGAGAACAGAGTCCGTGACAG GGAGACGGAGATCGTGGAGCTGAAGGGCCAGCTCGGCAGGATGAGGGAGGACTGGATTGAAGAGGAGTGTCACCGGGTGGAGGCTCAGCTGTCGCTCAAAGAGGCTCGCAAAGAGATCAAACAGCTGCGTCAGGTGGTGGAGACGATGAAGAGCAGCCTGATGGAGAAGGATAAGGGCATCCAGAAGTACTTCATCGACATCAACATTCAGAACAGGAAGCTGGAGTCGCTGCTTCAGAGCATGGAGCTCGCCCAAAGCGGCACCAACCTCCACGACGAGCAAACTCTGGACTTTATCTGCGACAGCCCAGACAGCGGCGGGAAGAAGCTGATGGGAGAAGACGGTGGGATGGAGCTGGAGGACCAGGGGGCGGAGGCCATGGCGGACAGCGGGCTGCTGGTCAACGACGAGATGGCCAACAGAGCGGACATTTTGGAACAGGTCTTCATGTCTACTGCGGTGGATTTTAGTCAGGACTCGAGTGGAAAGATGAGGGCGGAGGCGGAGTCTGGGTTGGGGGTGACGGCGCTCACAGAAGACGGACAGTTGATTGATAAGTCCGCAGTACAAAACGCAAGCACACCTTCCCAAGCGAACACAGACGACAAGGAGGTCCAAACCGACGTGATGCCCATGTCGACAGATCTTCAGGCTCTGCTTCTTCAGCTGCTGAAGTTTCACGGGGTGGCAGGAGGTGACGCCGACCTACCGACCTCCAGCAGCTTGGTCGACCTCCAAAACCTCCCCACGTCCACATTCACCGCTACCCCTCTACCCAGCACGCCCAGCCCCATCCCCGCAGAAACCCCAGACACCACCTCTGATTCGGGCGTGTGCTGCTCAGACCTCACCGACGGTCACCAACGGTTCATGGAGGAGCTGGACTTCGGGATCGGCGGTGAGGAGCCTCGTCTTTCTCCGGGACTGGACGTGGTGGGTAAGCGTTACTGGAGCAGCAGCTTCCTGGTGGATCTGGTCGCCGTGGCAGCCCCCGTGTTGCCCACGGTGGCCTGGCTGTACTCGCGTCACGGGGTGGACGGAAGCGCTCCGGTTTACAACATCGCCGCTCTTATCCGTGGGTGTTGCATCATGGGATTGCACTCTCTTCGTCACGTTGCTTACAGGCCGGATGCGTAA